One segment of Pseudoalteromonas rubra DNA contains the following:
- the mutM gene encoding bifunctional DNA-formamidopyrimidine glycosylase/DNA-(apurinic or apyrimidinic site) lyase, protein MPELPEVEVSRLGIEPHILSQGVSKVIVHQRQLRWPVPEQVSLLEGQVISAVKRRAKYLLLESPLGTAILHLGMSGNLRVVAQDTPLKKHDHIEFHFTNGLALRLNDPRRFGACLWQGAAEEHSVFAKLGPEPLTEAFTADHLYAASRGKKVAIKQFIMDNHVVVGVGNIYANESLFKAGIHPKREAGKVSLQRYQRLTPIIKETLASAIKQGGTTLKDFAQSDGKPGYFAQELLVYGRKGEPCVSCETTLKEIRLGQRSTVYCPQCQR, encoded by the coding sequence ATGCCAGAATTACCAGAAGTCGAAGTCAGCCGTTTAGGCATTGAACCCCATATCCTGAGCCAGGGTGTCAGTAAAGTTATTGTGCACCAGCGTCAGTTGCGCTGGCCGGTCCCTGAGCAGGTAAGCCTGTTAGAAGGGCAAGTCATCAGTGCCGTGAAACGCCGGGCAAAATATTTACTGCTGGAAAGCCCGCTGGGCACGGCCATCTTACACCTCGGCATGTCGGGCAACCTGCGCGTTGTGGCGCAGGATACGCCGTTAAAAAAGCACGATCACATTGAGTTTCATTTTACCAATGGGCTGGCACTGCGCCTGAATGACCCGCGGCGTTTTGGCGCCTGCCTGTGGCAAGGGGCTGCTGAGGAACACAGCGTATTTGCAAAACTGGGACCGGAGCCGCTTACGGAAGCGTTTACCGCCGATCACTTGTATGCAGCCAGTCGTGGTAAAAAGGTGGCAATCAAACAATTCATTATGGACAACCATGTCGTCGTCGGGGTGGGTAATATCTACGCCAATGAATCTTTGTTTAAGGCCGGGATCCACCCTAAACGGGAAGCCGGTAAAGTGTCATTGCAGCGCTACCAGCGCTTAACTCCCATCATTAAGGAGACCCTGGCCAGTGCCATAAAACAAGGTGGCACCACCCTGAAGGATTTTGCGCAAAGTGACGGTAAACCGGGCTACTTTGCGCAAGAGTTACTGGTCTATGGACGCAAGGGCGAACCTTGTGTCAGCTGCGAAACAACCCTGAAGGAGATCCGTCTGGGTCAACGCAGCACGGTATATTGCCCACAGTGCCAGCGTTAA
- a CDS encoding M20 family metallopeptidase: MDSLDFNELASLIRCNSYSKHKPGVDAHGEQMIELAAPLGYTLTRYQREHIGDHLLLRAPRGAGKQILLLGHLDTVYPPETFVEFSQDEECVYGPGVCDMKGGNWVALNALRQLKRTYGKLHNIDWLLVSDEEIGSDDSKALTTKIAKQYDACLVFEAAGKNHELVVARKGIATFTITITGKAAHAGNHYRDGIDANFALANMLMEMSALTDLKRGSTVNVGKIQGGIGANTISPSATMVVEARFTKASEQQRLLEGIENICLAIEVTGVSVKLEGGLQRGVMAPTDKQSALLSEINEILGYELPVEHRGGVSDANTAAATGTPTLDGFGPYGDGDHTIHERALKSSFALRIEQVTQILASLCYQAEPEAALSDND, translated from the coding sequence ATGGATAGTCTTGACTTTAATGAGCTCGCGTCTTTAATTCGTTGTAATTCTTACAGTAAACACAAACCGGGTGTTGATGCACACGGCGAGCAGATGATTGAACTGGCCGCCCCTCTGGGCTACACACTGACTCGATATCAAAGGGAGCATATTGGCGATCATCTGTTATTGCGCGCCCCCAGAGGCGCAGGCAAACAGATCCTGTTACTGGGCCATCTGGACACTGTGTATCCGCCAGAAACGTTTGTCGAATTTAGCCAGGACGAAGAATGTGTTTATGGTCCCGGTGTCTGTGATATGAAAGGCGGCAACTGGGTTGCACTGAACGCATTGCGCCAGCTTAAACGCACATATGGCAAGCTCCATAACATTGACTGGTTGCTGGTCAGCGATGAAGAAATTGGCAGCGATGACAGCAAAGCACTGACGACAAAAATCGCCAAGCAGTATGATGCCTGTCTGGTCTTTGAAGCTGCAGGTAAAAATCATGAACTGGTTGTGGCCCGCAAAGGCATTGCGACCTTTACCATCACCATTACCGGCAAAGCAGCTCATGCAGGTAACCACTATCGGGATGGCATTGATGCCAACTTCGCACTGGCAAACATGCTAATGGAAATGTCCGCCCTGACCGACCTGAAACGAGGCAGCACGGTCAATGTGGGCAAAATCCAGGGTGGCATTGGTGCCAACACCATTTCACCTTCTGCCACTATGGTCGTCGAAGCCCGCTTCACCAAAGCTTCTGAACAGCAACGCTTACTCGAAGGCATAGAGAACATTTGTCTGGCCATTGAAGTGACCGGTGTATCGGTTAAGTTAGAGGGCGGGTTGCAACGCGGTGTGATGGCACCAACGGATAAACAATCCGCTTTACTGTCTGAGATCAATGAGATCCTGGGATACGAGCTGCCAGTGGAACATCGCGGTGGGGTATCCGACGCAAACACCGCAGCCGCAACAGGGACGCCAACCCTGGATGGTTTTGGGCCCTACGGCGATGGCGATCACACCATCCATGAGCGGGCACTGAAGTCCAGCTTTGCACTGCGTATTGAACAAGTAACACAGATCCTGGCCAGCCTGTGCTATCAGGCCGAGCCAGAAGCTGCACTAAGCGACAACGATTAA